The window GAATCCACTCACGGCCGGCATACTCCATCGGGTATTCATCCCCGACCGGAATACCATTGCTGACGATCAGATCCGCTTTGTCGAGCCGGGACACCGGCTCACGCAGAGGCCCGGCAGGCAAACACCAGCCATTGCCAAAACGGCGCATGCCATCGACTACCACGACTTCAACTTCTCTTTCCAGGGCATAATGCTGCAGTCCATCATCACTGACGACAATATCGCAATCATGATGTGCCAGCAACGCATTGACTGCCTCGACCCGGTTGGGGCCTACCGCCATGGGACAACCGGTTCGACGGGCAATGATCACCGGTTCATCCCCCACCATGACCGGATCCGCATCGGGACGAACCTGCTGCGGCCAGGAACTGGCCTTGCCGCCATAGCCCCGACTGATAATACCGGGATTAAAGCCGGCTTGTTTCAGGATATTGACCACGGCAATCACCAGCGGGGTTTTGCCCGTACCGCCGGTGGTGATATTGCCAACCACAATGACCGGCACGGGAACCCGGGTACGTGAGAATATCCGCTTGCGATAGGCATAACGTCGCAGCCAGACCAGAAAACAGAACAGACCCGTTAATGGCAGCAATGCCACGGCAGCCGCCGAGCGATTTTCCCATAGTTTTTGCAGATGTTGTTGCAACACGTCGTGCGTTTCCGTTAATCAGGTATTCGCGCCAAGCTGCAGATCATGCAGTCCCGCATAATGGCCGCCTTTGGCGACTAATTCCTCGTGCCGGCCGACTTCGACAATTTGGCCAGCCTCGAGCACAACAATCTTGTCAACTTTTTCGATGGTTGACAGTCGATGCGCAATCACCAGCGTGGTGCGATCTTTCATTAATTCTTCAATTGCCTGCTGGATGTAACGCTCCGACTCGGTATCCAGGGCAGAAGTGGCCTCGTCCAGGATCAGGATTGGCGCATTTTTGAGAATCGCCCGTGCGATGGCCAGGCGTTGACGCTGGCCACCGGATAACAACACGCCGTTTTCTCCGACTATCGTATCAAAACCCGCCGGCAACCGTTCGATAAAATCCAGTGCATAAGCCGCCCTGGCCGCCTCCCGAATCGTCGTTATATCGACCGAGTCCTGCGCACCATAGGCTATATTATGGGCAATCGTGTCGTTAAACAGGGTCACGTGCTGGCTGACCAGGGCAATCTGACTGCGCAGACTCGGCAATCGGATCTCCCGGATATCGATATCGTCGATCAACACGCGCCCCCGGGTGACCTCGTAGAAACGCGGCAACAGGCTGACCAGCGTGGACTTGCCCGCGCCGGAACGCCCCACAAAGGCCACGCTTTCACCCGGCTCGATGGTCAGGTTGATATCCTGCAGCACCGTCTCGCTTTCCTGGCCGCCATACCCGAAGGTCACGCCATCATAGTGGACCTTGCCGGTCACCTGTTTCAGCTCGCGCGTCCCGCTATCGGGTTCGGGCTCGGTATCGACAAAGCTAAATACACTGTAGGCGGCGGCAATACCCCGTTGCAACTGCGCATTGATACTGGTCAGGCGCTTGGCATGTTGCAGCAACAGAATCATCGCCAGCATAAAGGACATAAACTTGCCGACAGTCATTTCATCGAGAAAGCCGGGCTTGGTCGCGATGTAAACGATACCGGCGAAGGCGGTAACCACGATCTGCTGGATTAATGGTGAACTGATCGCATTGGTCGCGACCAGTTTGAGATGCTGGCGCCGGTTATACGCGTTGACCTGCTCAAATCGCCCGGATTCATACTCCTGTCCGCCGAAAATCTTGATTTCACGATTGGCCTCAATCGCCTCTTCGGTGACATTGGACACATCGCCCATCGAGCGCTGGATACGATAACTGAGCTTGCGAAAGCGCCGGCTGACCGCCACCACCGCGACCGCGACAACGGGGATTACCAGTAACAGTATCAGAGTCAGGGTAACGCTCAGATACATCATCAGGCCCAGCAGGACCAGTATGGTCAGCGTATCGCGAATCAGCGTGGTTACGACCTTGGAACTGGCTTCGGCCAATTGCTCGATGTCGTAGACCATTTTGGATAACAATCCGCCCGAGGAGGTTGTATCGTAATAACTGATGGGCAGGGAGAGCAGTTTGTCGAAGACCATGCTGCGCAGGTTGCGGATGACACTGCGGGCGATCCAGGCCATACCGTATTCGGAGAGAAAGCTGCCGATCGTGCGCGCGGCAAATACGATGATCATCAGAATCGGGATCCACTTGATCGTCGCGGGATCCTTATCGACAAAACTGCCGTCGACCATCGGCTCAATCAGCTTGGCGAAAGCCCCTTCGGTCAGGGAAAAAATCACCATGCCCAGTACGGCAACCAGAAAGACCTTCCAGTAGGGAAATGCGTATCTTAAAAGACGACGATATATGACAAACCCATCGGTATTGTCATCGGATGATGAGCGCATCAGTGGCTACTTCCCGGATTCCTGTCGCGTGGCGAAAGTCAGGTTAACCATACCCACCTGGCGCGCCGCGTCCATAGCCCGTATCACGGCCTGATGAGGTGTGTTTTTGTCCGCACTGATAATCAGCTTCGGGTCCTCGTGATCCGCGCGCGTCTCGCGCAAGGCGGTTTTCAGTGTCGCCAGTTGTTTATCACGAATGCGTTTTTCATTAATAAAATAGTGGCCCTCGCCATCGATCGTGATTTCAATGGTAAAACGCTCTTCCTGGCTTTTTTCACCCGCCGCTTCGGGCAGCTCGATGTTGATCTCGGATTCTTTTTCAAACGTCGTGGAAACCATGAAAAAGATCAGCAGCAGGAACACCACGTCGATCAGTGGCGTCAGATTAAGTTCAGGATCCTTGTTACGATCGTGACGTAACATCATGTAACGTTATCCCGACCGGTTTCCCGCTCGCCATGCATGACATCCACGATTTTCATCGCTTCTTCTTCCATCTTCAGCACCAGCGCATCGACCTTGCCGCGAAAATAGCGATAAAAAATCAGACTGGGAATCGCCACTGACAAACCGGCCGCGGTGGTAATCAACGCCTCGGAAATCCCGCCGGCCAGAACCGATGGATTACCGACACCCTGGGTCGTGATCGCGGCGAATACCTTGATCATGCCAATGACAGTGCCCAGCAAGCCGAGCAAGGGCGTAATCGAGGCGATGGTACCGAGTGTATTGAGATACCGTTCCAGTTCCAGGATAACCTGGCGTCCCGTTTCCTCGATACTTTCTTTCATAATGTCACGCGGATGCTGGCGATTGACCAGCCCCGCAGCCAGAATCCGGCCCAGTGGTGAGCTACGCGACAGTGACTGAATATGGGTTTCATCCAGTGACTGACTTTTGTACCACTGCCAGATCTGGGCAACCAGATAGGCCGGGGCGATCCGGTTTTGCTGCAGGGACCAGAACCGTTCGCCAATAATGGCCAGGGCAATAACCGAACACAACAGAATCGGCAGCATCAGCCAGCCGCCCGCCTGAATCATCTCAAACACGTCACACGCCCTTTTGAAAACAAGAATAGAAGGAGACAGAAAAACTGCGGCTAACTTTAACAAAGACCGGCCCCCCCTGAAAGTGCGGGTTCACAGAATCATCAATCCACCCGCACAACACGGCTGTGCCAGTAACGGCGTTTCGCTTGCCGGTAACTGAACTGCTGACGCACCCCGCCCGGTTCACCAAGTACAAAGCGAAGAGCGCCCTGTTCATCCACCCGGTACTGTCTGGCCCCCGAGTCGGTATAGCGGGCCACCACCGCCGGGCGTGGAAACCGGTAGCGATTGCGATAACCGACCGGATACAGCACATAATCGGGATCGACCGCCGCCACAAAGGCCGGCGTCGAGGAGGTCAGGCTGCCATGATGGGGCGCCACCAGGATATCGGCGGCCAGATTGGCCCGTTGCCGGCGTAACAGGGCCCGTTCACCGGCCTGTTCAATATCGCCACTGAGCAGCGCCACCTGCCCTGCGGCCTCGATCCGCAGCACACAGGAGGCGTCATTACCCCCCGAGCGGCCCGCTCCCGGGGCCAGAAACCGGAAATTCACTCCGTCCCACTGCCATCGCTGGCCGGCCCGGCAGGGTTGATGCCCTGACCCGGGGATCTGCGCCGGCACACTGGTCGACAGCCTGCCAACCGGCAAGGCCTGGCGCACCGATGCCAGCCCGCCGATATGATCGTTATCGCCGTGGCTGATCACCAGATGGTCGATCCCGGGGTAACTGCTGTGCCGGACATAGGGCACCACCACCGCCGCGCCGGTATCAAAGCTGGCGCTGTAGCGGGGACCGGTATCGAATATCAGCAGACGGGAGCGGGTCTGTACGGCCGCCGCCAGCCCCTGCCCCACATCCAGCAAGGTCAGCCAGGCCTCGCCCGGCGGGGGTCGCCCCCCGCTGCCAAACAGCAACGGCAGGCAGAGTAGCGGCGCCAGATAACGGCCCGGCAGAGCGCGCGGGGCGAGCAACAGCAGTAGCCCCAGTGCCAGCAGAAGCAGGACCGGCAGACCACCGCTCCCGGTTTGCCAGTGGGAAAAGGGCCAGGCCGCCATATTGCCCAGTACCGCGAGCAGGCCCTCAAGCAGTTCCCCCAGGCCCGCCAACAGGACGCTACCTGCGGCGGGAAACGTAAACGCCGCCAGGGTACCCAGTAGCGCCAGCGGCACGATCAGCAGACTGACCAGGGGAATCGCCAGCAGATTGGCCAGCGGGGCCACCAGCGAGACTTGCTGAAACCAGGCGATTAATAACGGTGCCAGCCCCAGGCTAATCCAGCCCTGGATCCGCAGCCACTGGCGCAGCCGGGAAGGCTGTCGCGTCCCGCCCAGGGCATAGAGAATCAGCGCAACCGCTGCAAACGACAACCAGAAGCCGGCCGACAGCACCGCCAGCGGGTCCAGCAACAGTACCAGCAGCGCCGCCCAGGCCAGGGTGCGGCCCGGCGCCAGGGGGCGCATGCGCCACAGGGCCAGCATCACCACCGCCAGCATCACCAGGGCCCGCTGGGTTGGGATGGCAAAGCCGGCCATGGCGGCATACACCACGGCGGCCAGGGTCGCCAGCAGCGCCGCGGCCCGCGGGGCCGGCAACCAGAGCAATACCCGTTCGCCCCCCAGCCGCCACAGATGCCGGGCGATCCAGAACACCAGTGCGGCCAGCAGCCCGATATGCATCCCGGAGATGGCCAGCAGATGCGCCGTGCCGGTCACCCGCAATACCTCCCAGGTGGGCTGATCGACATCACGCCGGTCCCCCACGCTCAGTGCACGAAACAGCCCGCCGGCCTGCCCCGACAATTGTTGCTGTAATTCTGCGCTCAGATGCTGGCGCCAGCGGTCCAGTCGGTAACGCCAGGGGATCGACGGTGCCGCCAGTGGCCGGTTCTCATAACGCACATAGCCGGTGGCGCGAATCCGCTGGGCAAACAGCCAGCGTTCGTAATCAAAGCTGCCAGGATTGCGGAATCCCCACGGCCGCTTGAGGCGCACCTGCAAACGCCACGCCTCGCCCGCCTGCAGATCGGGCCGTTGCTGGCCATACCAGTTCAAGCGTACCCGTGCCGGCCACGGCTGCCGTTGCCCCTCGACAATATAGTGCTCGACATCAAACAGAAAACGGGTACGCCGGTCCCGGGATTCGGGCAGGCCGGCCACATGCCCGACCAGGATCAGATCCTGTCCCTCAAGTTCCGGCGGCAGGCTGACGCTTAAAATGGTGTGTGCGCTCCACAGGCACCAGAGAAAGCCGCTGACCAGCCAGCCGATCAGTCGCCAGGGAAACGCTAACCAGAGAGCGGCCGGAATCGACGCGCCCAGCAGGAAAATCCAGCCGCTGTGCGGCAAGCTGGAAAATAATTGCAGGCAGAGAATCCCTGCCAGAAATGCTATCGTCCCTGATCGCATAAAAGGTTATGGCTTGTAATACAATTGTTGGATAATAGCCCGGCTGACAACGTCCCTGAA of the Thiohalophilus sp. genome contains:
- the lpxK gene encoding tetraacyldisaccharide 4'-kinase, producing MLQQHLQKLWENRSAAAVALLPLTGLFCFLVWLRRYAYRKRIFSRTRVPVPVIVVGNITTGGTGKTPLVIAVVNILKQAGFNPGIISRGYGGKASSWPQQVRPDADPVMVGDEPVIIARRTGCPMAVGPNRVEAVNALLAHHDCDIVVSDDGLQHYALEREVEVVVVDGMRRFGNGWCLPAGPLREPVSRLDKADLIVSNGIPVGDEYPMEYAGREWIHVHDNTRSATMQQFAGQRVHAIAGVGNPQRFFNMLRDEGMEVIEHTYPDHYAFVRSDFEFDETLPILMTEKDAVKCERLGLETAWYVPIQARIGKKFDYHLLNILEAKRGQKTA
- the msbA gene encoding lipid A export permease/ATP-binding protein MsbA, which encodes MRSSSDDNTDGFVIYRRLLRYAFPYWKVFLVAVLGMVIFSLTEGAFAKLIEPMVDGSFVDKDPATIKWIPILMIIVFAARTIGSFLSEYGMAWIARSVIRNLRSMVFDKLLSLPISYYDTTSSGGLLSKMVYDIEQLAEASSKVVTTLIRDTLTILVLLGLMMYLSVTLTLILLLVIPVVAVAVVAVSRRFRKLSYRIQRSMGDVSNVTEEAIEANREIKIFGGQEYESGRFEQVNAYNRRQHLKLVATNAISSPLIQQIVVTAFAGIVYIATKPGFLDEMTVGKFMSFMLAMILLLQHAKRLTSINAQLQRGIAAAYSVFSFVDTEPEPDSGTRELKQVTGKVHYDGVTFGYGGQESETVLQDINLTIEPGESVAFVGRSGAGKSTLVSLLPRFYEVTRGRVLIDDIDIREIRLPSLRSQIALVSQHVTLFNDTIAHNIAYGAQDSVDITTIREAARAAYALDFIERLPAGFDTIVGENGVLLSGGQRQRLAIARAILKNAPILILDEATSALDTESERYIQQAIEELMKDRTTLVIAHRLSTIEKVDKIVVLEAGQIVEVGRHEELVAKGGHYAGLHDLQLGANT
- a CDS encoding biopolymer transporter ExbD, whose translation is MMLRHDRNKDPELNLTPLIDVVFLLLIFFMVSTTFEKESEINIELPEAAGEKSQEERFTIEITIDGEGHYFINEKRIRDKQLATLKTALRETRADHEDPKLIISADKNTPHQAVIRAMDAARQVGMVNLTFATRQESGK
- a CDS encoding MotA/TolQ/ExbB proton channel family protein; amino-acid sequence: MFEMIQAGGWLMLPILLCSVIALAIIGERFWSLQQNRIAPAYLVAQIWQWYKSQSLDETHIQSLSRSSPLGRILAAGLVNRQHPRDIMKESIEETGRQVILELERYLNTLGTIASITPLLGLLGTVIGMIKVFAAITTQGVGNPSVLAGGISEALITTAAGLSVAIPSLIFYRYFRGKVDALVLKMEEEAMKIVDVMHGERETGRDNVT
- a CDS encoding DNA internalization-related competence protein ComEC/Rec2, translating into MRSGTIAFLAGILCLQLFSSLPHSGWIFLLGASIPAALWLAFPWRLIGWLVSGFLWCLWSAHTILSVSLPPELEGQDLILVGHVAGLPESRDRRTRFLFDVEHYIVEGQRQPWPARVRLNWYGQQRPDLQAGEAWRLQVRLKRPWGFRNPGSFDYERWLFAQRIRATGYVRYENRPLAAPSIPWRYRLDRWRQHLSAELQQQLSGQAGGLFRALSVGDRRDVDQPTWEVLRVTGTAHLLAISGMHIGLLAALVFWIARHLWRLGGERVLLWLPAPRAAALLATLAAVVYAAMAGFAIPTQRALVMLAVVMLALWRMRPLAPGRTLAWAALLVLLLDPLAVLSAGFWLSFAAVALILYALGGTRQPSRLRQWLRIQGWISLGLAPLLIAWFQQVSLVAPLANLLAIPLVSLLIVPLALLGTLAAFTFPAAGSVLLAGLGELLEGLLAVLGNMAAWPFSHWQTGSGGLPVLLLLALGLLLLLAPRALPGRYLAPLLCLPLLFGSGGRPPPGEAWLTLLDVGQGLAAAVQTRSRLLIFDTGPRYSASFDTGAAVVVPYVRHSSYPGIDHLVISHGDNDHIGGLASVRQALPVGRLSTSVPAQIPGSGHQPCRAGQRWQWDGVNFRFLAPGAGRSGGNDASCVLRIEAAGQVALLSGDIEQAGERALLRRQRANLAADILVAPHHGSLTSSTPAFVAAVDPDYVLYPVGYRNRYRFPRPAVVARYTDSGARQYRVDEQGALRFVLGEPGGVRQQFSYRQAKRRYWHSRVVRVD